The Anabaena sp. WA102 genome contains a region encoding:
- a CDS encoding retron system putative HNH endonuclease — translation MKRIIKGYEPRCLLQYRQINGANYDGYSPKKSLKEALLTEQVYICCYCVRRISEDNMEIEHCEPQSKYPELQINYKNLLASCLGNRRSKKDNQHCNPRKGDAEITINPCDSTKNCENYIKYSSTGKIFSDDETINHELNEILNLNLQTLKDNRQTKLFTLINALNKKFPNKTWSKEAIKKKLEELSSKDVEGKYTEYVQYIVWYLSKRLNNP, via the coding sequence ATGAAACGCATTATCAAAGGTTATGAACCTCGATGTCTTTTACAATATCGTCAAATAAATGGGGCAAATTATGACGGATATAGTCCAAAAAAGTCTTTAAAAGAGGCATTATTGACTGAACAAGTTTATATCTGTTGCTATTGTGTGCGACGAATATCTGAAGATAATATGGAAATTGAGCATTGCGAACCACAAAGTAAATATCCAGAATTACAAATAAATTATAAAAATCTCCTTGCTTCTTGTTTAGGTAATCGTCGTAGTAAAAAGGATAATCAGCATTGTAATCCAAGAAAAGGCGATGCAGAAATAACTATTAATCCATGCGATTCTACTAAAAATTGTGAAAATTATATCAAATATAGTTCTACTGGAAAAATTTTTTCTGATGATGAAACTATCAATCATGAACTAAATGAAATTTTAAATCTTAACCTTCAAACTCTCAAGGATAATCGTCAAACCAAATTATTTACTCTAATTAATGCGTTAAATAAAAAATTCCCTAATAAAACTTGGTCAAAAGAAGCTATCAAAAAGAAACTAGAGGAACTTAGTAGCAAAGATGTAGAAGGCAAATATACTGAATATGTCCAATATATTGTTTGGTATTTAAGCAAAAGATTAAATAACCCTTAA